A window of the Dyadobacter pollutisoli genome harbors these coding sequences:
- a CDS encoding 3-keto-disaccharide hydrolase → MKKGIGLLSIIFLLSLMAFNSASAQDGWISIYNGKNFDGWKIGANASSFTIVDGNIQVAGPRAHLFYDGPVKNHMFKNFEFKATVMTKPGANSGIFIHTAYQEDGWPSQGYEVQVNQSHTDYKRTGSLYNVVDVKETYAKDNEWYTEYIKVEGKHITIKINDKVVVDYEEADVDKREGDMKNKFLKSGTFALQAHDPKSVVLYKDIMVRPLTE, encoded by the coding sequence ATGAAAAAAGGAATTGGGTTACTAAGTATTATTTTTTTGTTAAGCCTGATGGCATTCAATTCGGCGAGCGCTCAGGACGGCTGGATTTCTATTTACAATGGAAAGAACTTTGACGGCTGGAAAATTGGGGCCAATGCAAGCTCGTTTACCATTGTCGATGGAAATATTCAGGTAGCAGGCCCCCGCGCGCATTTGTTTTATGATGGTCCGGTCAAAAATCATATGTTCAAAAATTTTGAGTTCAAAGCCACGGTGATGACCAAGCCTGGCGCAAATTCCGGAATCTTTATTCATACAGCCTATCAGGAAGATGGCTGGCCTTCGCAAGGTTACGAGGTGCAGGTTAACCAATCGCATACTGACTACAAAAGAACGGGAAGTTTATATAATGTGGTAGATGTAAAGGAAACTTACGCCAAAGACAACGAATGGTATACAGAATACATCAAAGTAGAAGGCAAGCACATTACCATTAAAATCAATGATAAAGTGGTGGTGGACTATGAGGAAGCAGATGTTGACAAAAGGGAGGGGGACATGAAAAACAAATTCTTAAAGTCCGGTACATTTGCTCTGCAGGCCCATGATCCTAAGAGCGTTGTACTATACAAAGACATTATGGTCAGACCCTTAACGGAGTAA
- a CDS encoding YdeI/OmpD-associated family protein, translating to MENTLHFEAILERLPGKGGVFYIMVPDQTAQHFVQGRRPARIRCRLDDTVEFQCAIRPKGDGRFYINVGAPLRQQGKFVLGQTLSVQAWKDDSEFGRDMPEELTELLEIDPQGKHLFYASLPSMQRAIIHYISGAKSVQIRIDRAIMMIDRLKVKGLLVVATYITVLAGGYAF from the coding sequence ATGGAAAACACTTTACATTTCGAAGCCATATTGGAGCGCCTTCCTGGAAAGGGAGGCGTATTTTATATCATGGTACCTGACCAGACCGCTCAGCACTTTGTGCAGGGGCGAAGACCAGCGCGCATACGTTGCAGATTGGATGACACCGTTGAATTTCAATGCGCTATCCGGCCCAAGGGTGATGGAAGGTTTTACATTAACGTCGGCGCGCCACTTCGTCAGCAAGGGAAATTTGTCTTAGGGCAGACACTCTCGGTCCAGGCCTGGAAGGACGACAGTGAATTTGGGAGGGATATGCCCGAAGAACTAACTGAGCTGCTCGAAATAGATCCGCAGGGGAAGCATCTTTTCTACGCCAGTCTGCCTAGTATGCAAAGAGCGATTATCCATTATATATCCGGAGCGAAATCCGTTCAGATCAGGATAGACAGGGCCATTATGATGATCGACCGGTTGAAGGTCAAAGGCCTACTTGTCGTTGCTACTTACATTACGGTACTGGCTGGGGGATATGCCTTCTGA
- a CDS encoding AraC family transcriptional regulator codes for MAAGYKLNQVALSGEKSLKTLVENRRAFTLENCELNLFETLQPSLLVPLTFSDFVITSMLRGKKVMHLFDQPGFDYLPGETVLVPANVTMKIDFPDANRDNPTQCIALALDQNKIQQIVDRLNEAYPREGKHQFWNLQHNQYHFLNNLELAQTLNKLIHICSGSALGKDILADLTLQELIVHIIQTQNLAAVEDGAYFHDDSPLAFVISYIRANISEKIQVDELSEKACMSRTSFYRAFKREFSLSPLDFILKEKIKKAKHLLSESKASISDICYQLGFSDLNYFGRQFRKSEGISPSQYRNVSSNDK; via the coding sequence ATGGCAGCAGGTTATAAATTAAATCAGGTGGCGTTATCGGGTGAAAAGTCCCTGAAAACGCTGGTCGAAAACCGCCGCGCGTTTACACTGGAAAACTGCGAGTTAAATTTGTTTGAAACGCTCCAGCCCTCACTACTGGTCCCGCTCACGTTTTCAGATTTTGTGATCACCAGTATGTTGCGGGGTAAAAAGGTCATGCATCTCTTTGACCAGCCGGGCTTTGACTACCTGCCCGGAGAGACTGTGCTGGTACCGGCCAATGTCACGATGAAAATTGATTTCCCGGATGCTAACCGTGACAATCCCACGCAATGCATCGCGCTGGCATTAGATCAAAATAAAATTCAGCAAATTGTAGACCGGCTCAATGAGGCCTATCCAAGGGAAGGAAAACATCAGTTCTGGAACCTGCAACACAACCAGTATCATTTTCTCAATAATCTGGAACTGGCCCAGACCTTAAACAAACTGATCCATATTTGTTCGGGCTCCGCGCTGGGAAAGGACATTCTGGCGGATCTGACCTTACAGGAACTAATCGTGCACATCATTCAAACCCAGAACCTGGCAGCAGTAGAAGATGGTGCATATTTTCATGATGACAGCCCGCTCGCCTTTGTGATCAGCTACATCCGGGCCAATATCAGCGAAAAGATCCAGGTCGATGAGCTTAGTGAGAAGGCATGCATGAGCCGCACTTCCTTTTACCGGGCTTTCAAAAGAGAATTCAGTTTGAGCCCCCTGGATTTTATTTTAAAGGAAAAGATTAAAAAAGCGAAGCATTTGCTCTCAGAGAGCAAAGCCAGCATTTCAGATATCTGTTACCAGCTCGGCTTTTCAGATCTAAACTATTTCGGCAGGCAGTTCAGAAAATCAGAAGGCATATCCCCCAGCCAGTACCGTAATGTAAGTAGCAACGACAAGTAG
- a CDS encoding aldehyde dehydrogenase family protein, giving the protein MDTITENPTIESKPKVNENLAKRPDFKEKYGNFIDGKFVEPVKGQYFENVSPMDGQVFTRAARSTKEDIENALDAAHRAFPAWSKSAATYRSNLLLKIAQVIEDNLEYLAIVETIDNGKAIRETRAADLPLCVDHFRYFAGVIRAEEGSVSEHDENTVCINLHEPLGVVAQIIPWNFPLLMATWKIAPALAAGCCVVVKPAEQTPTSIMVLMELIGEILPAGVLNIVSGFGVEAGKPLASSPRVAKVAFTGETTTGRLIMQYASDNLVPVTMELGGKSPNIFFPSVADEDDAFFDKAIEGAVLFALNQGEVCTCPSRILVHESIYDKFISRVIERTNAIKMGHPLDSTTMMGAQASNDQYEKILSYLKIGKEEGAEVLAGGDAQTFENGISGGYYIKPTIFKGHNKMRIFQEEIFGPVVCVTTFKTTEEAIAIANDTLYGLGAGVWTRDAHEIYQVPRAIQAGRVWVNNYHAYPAHAPFGGYKKSGFGRENHKMMLGYYRQTKNMLISYDKNKLGFF; this is encoded by the coding sequence ATGGATACGATCACCGAAAACCCAACAATTGAAAGCAAACCTAAGGTCAATGAAAATCTGGCAAAGCGCCCTGATTTTAAAGAAAAGTATGGAAATTTTATAGATGGAAAATTCGTAGAACCCGTTAAAGGGCAGTACTTTGAAAACGTCTCACCAATGGACGGCCAGGTTTTTACCCGCGCGGCCCGGTCCACCAAAGAAGATATTGAAAATGCATTGGACGCAGCCCACAGGGCATTTCCAGCTTGGAGTAAATCAGCTGCAACATACCGGAGCAATCTACTTTTAAAAATTGCCCAGGTCATTGAAGACAATCTGGAATACCTGGCCATTGTGGAAACGATTGACAATGGTAAGGCGATCAGGGAGACCCGGGCTGCTGACCTGCCGCTTTGCGTGGACCATTTCCGCTACTTTGCCGGCGTAATACGTGCTGAGGAGGGTAGTGTTTCCGAGCATGATGAAAACACAGTGTGCATCAATCTGCATGAACCGCTGGGTGTTGTCGCCCAGATCATTCCATGGAATTTCCCATTGCTAATGGCTACCTGGAAAATCGCTCCGGCTTTGGCCGCAGGTTGCTGCGTGGTAGTGAAACCCGCTGAGCAGACGCCTACATCCATTATGGTACTAATGGAGCTGATCGGTGAGATTCTGCCGGCTGGTGTGCTCAACATCGTTTCAGGCTTTGGGGTAGAAGCAGGCAAGCCACTGGCTTCCTCACCAAGAGTTGCCAAAGTGGCGTTTACCGGTGAAACCACCACGGGAAGGCTTATTATGCAATATGCGTCAGACAACCTGGTACCAGTCACTATGGAGTTGGGTGGAAAATCACCAAACATATTCTTTCCGTCGGTGGCAGACGAGGACGACGCCTTCTTTGACAAAGCCATTGAAGGAGCGGTTTTGTTCGCGCTCAACCAGGGTGAAGTTTGCACTTGTCCGTCGCGTATTTTGGTTCATGAGAGTATTTATGACAAGTTTATCAGTAGGGTCATTGAGCGTACCAATGCCATCAAAATGGGTCATCCGCTGGATAGTACCACCATGATGGGAGCTCAGGCCTCCAATGATCAATACGAGAAAATCCTTTCCTATCTTAAAATCGGTAAAGAAGAAGGAGCAGAAGTGCTCGCTGGTGGGGACGCGCAGACATTCGAGAATGGCATTTCGGGTGGCTACTACATTAAACCCACTATATTTAAAGGACATAACAAAATGAGGATCTTCCAGGAGGAAATCTTCGGTCCGGTGGTTTGCGTCACGACATTCAAAACCACTGAGGAGGCCATTGCCATTGCCAATGATACCCTCTACGGACTAGGCGCGGGCGTGTGGACGCGTGATGCACACGAGATTTATCAGGTGCCTCGCGCTATTCAGGCGGGTAGGGTGTGGGTCAATAACTACCACGCCTATCCGGCACATGCGCCATTTGGGGGTTATAAAAAATCCGGTTTCGGTCGTGAAAACCACAAAATGATGCTCGGTTATTATCGCCAGACCAAAAACATGCTGATTTCTTATGACAAGAATAAGTTGGGCTTTTTCTGA
- a CDS encoding DUF779 domain-containing protein: MTSRVLITPEAEKVVAKLQKENGELMFHQSGGCCDGSQPMCFPKGEFRTSDSDVLLGEIAGCGFYMSRDQFEYWKHTQLTIDVTPGRGSSFSLEIPLGIRFITKSRLYTDQEASELSPVE; this comes from the coding sequence ATGACGAGCAGGGTATTGATAACGCCAGAGGCTGAAAAGGTAGTAGCGAAACTACAAAAAGAGAATGGTGAGCTGATGTTCCATCAGAGTGGCGGTTGTTGTGATGGCTCGCAGCCCATGTGTTTTCCCAAAGGAGAGTTCCGGACATCGGATAGTGATGTGCTGTTGGGGGAAATCGCTGGCTGCGGGTTTTACATGAGTCGCGACCAGTTTGAATACTGGAAACATACCCAGCTTACAATCGATGTCACACCTGGACGCGGGTCAAGTTTTTCGCTGGAAATTCCACTGGGGATCCGTTTTATCACCAAGTCCAGACTTTATACAGATCAGGAGGCCAGTGAGCTTTCGCCGGTAGAATGA
- a CDS encoding DEAD/DEAH box helicase, with the protein MNFNEFELHEDVLSAVDSMNYQQATPIQEQAIPYILSGKDLLACAQTGTGKTAAYLIPILDKVAHETNVHTGALILVPTRELAVQIDQQIQGLGYFVGATSIAVYGGNKGPEWDQQKKALTQGADIIIATPGRLIAHLQLGYVNFSDLKHLVLDEADRMLDMGFLGDILKIMSFLPTKRQTLMFSATMPSKIGELAKRILQNPEEIRLAVSRPVDRIDQQFYMAKDEQKLPLLLHLLSQEQSTTSMVLFTSRKSTVEPIVRSLRKLGMGAHGISSDSEQADREIVLRDFKNRKFPVLVATDVLSRGIDIDNLSHVVNYDVPRDPEDYVHRIGRTARAESKGTAITFINEQDQKYVLKIERLFEKEVEKRSITQELGLGEPPVFEPKKFRSSGPRKGPGNRPAGKPSGKQKRRKPKKEQKNPTQA; encoded by the coding sequence TTGAATTTTAATGAATTTGAACTCCACGAAGACGTATTAAGCGCCGTGGATTCCATGAATTACCAGCAGGCAACACCTATCCAGGAGCAAGCAATCCCCTACATTCTGAGTGGCAAAGACCTTTTGGCCTGTGCCCAGACCGGTACCGGCAAAACCGCCGCATACCTGATCCCCATTCTTGATAAGGTAGCCCACGAAACCAATGTCCATACCGGCGCATTGATCCTTGTTCCTACGCGTGAACTAGCCGTTCAGATCGACCAGCAAATTCAGGGGCTGGGCTATTTTGTCGGAGCTACCAGCATTGCTGTGTACGGAGGAAATAAAGGGCCGGAGTGGGATCAGCAGAAAAAAGCCCTGACCCAAGGAGCGGACATTATCATTGCTACGCCCGGACGCCTGATCGCTCATTTGCAGCTGGGATATGTCAATTTTAGTGATCTGAAACATTTGGTGCTCGATGAAGCTGACCGGATGCTGGATATGGGCTTTTTGGGTGATATCCTTAAAATAATGAGCTTTCTGCCCACCAAGCGTCAGACGTTGATGTTTTCAGCAACAATGCCCTCTAAAATAGGAGAGCTGGCTAAGCGGATCCTTCAAAATCCGGAAGAAATCAGGCTGGCCGTTTCAAGACCTGTTGACCGCATCGACCAGCAGTTCTATATGGCCAAAGACGAACAAAAATTGCCATTGCTGCTCCATTTACTGAGCCAGGAACAAAGTACAACAAGTATGGTCTTGTTTACTTCACGGAAGTCGACAGTAGAGCCCATTGTACGTTCGCTGCGCAAATTAGGAATGGGCGCTCACGGAATTTCTTCGGATTCCGAGCAGGCGGATCGTGAAATTGTGCTGAGGGATTTTAAAAATAGAAAATTTCCTGTGCTCGTCGCGACAGATGTGCTTTCACGCGGTATAGATATTGACAATTTGAGCCACGTAGTCAATTATGACGTTCCGCGCGATCCTGAGGATTATGTGCACCGCATTGGCCGTACGGCCAGGGCAGAGTCGAAGGGCACAGCGATCACTTTTATCAATGAACAAGATCAAAAATACGTTCTGAAAATAGAACGGCTTTTTGAAAAAGAAGTAGAGAAAAGGTCCATTACCCAGGAACTGGGACTTGGTGAGCCGCCGGTATTTGAACCCAAAAAGTTCCGCTCCTCAGGACCCAGAAAAGGCCCGGGAAACCGGCCTGCCGGCAAACCTTCTGGAAAACAGAAGAGACGTAAACCTAAAAAAGAACAAAAGAATCCTACTCAGGCATAG
- a CDS encoding DUF1361 domain-containing protein, with amino-acid sequence MDRLIDWIRNYKFSVSDPPIITMEGVFSLLLLLLLSIAAVTFHLIRILFNSPVDFSLDWNLFLSWIPLIIAFLADTLTKRFDSNVIIITLLSVTWIAFLPNAPYMITDLAHLTVDYQRDLTWHDIIMLFSYAEVSLFNGLVSLYWIHRSWRRVFEKRTANILLLISLPLAGFGVYLGRVRRMNSWDIIHEPEAIIKNLFESILDRTAWVFSMEIGMLLGILYLVLWAIIRFRIRHSRKS; translated from the coding sequence TTGGACCGTTTAATAGATTGGATAAGGAATTATAAGTTTAGCGTATCTGATCCTCCCATTATCACTATGGAAGGCGTTTTTTCGCTGTTGCTGCTTTTGCTTTTGAGTATCGCAGCTGTCACTTTTCATCTGATCCGCATTCTTTTTAATTCCCCTGTTGATTTTTCGCTGGACTGGAATTTATTTCTGAGTTGGATACCCCTGATTATCGCGTTTCTGGCTGATACATTGACCAAGCGCTTCGACAGCAATGTCATCATCATCACCTTGCTTAGTGTAACCTGGATTGCTTTTCTGCCCAATGCGCCTTATATGATCACCGATCTGGCGCATTTAACGGTTGATTATCAGCGAGATCTGACCTGGCATGACATCATTATGCTTTTTTCCTATGCGGAAGTAAGCCTTTTCAATGGATTGGTCTCACTTTACTGGATACACCGCTCATGGAGGCGTGTTTTTGAAAAAAGAACAGCTAATATCCTGCTGTTGATCAGTCTGCCCCTGGCGGGATTTGGCGTATATTTGGGCAGGGTCAGAAGGATGAACAGTTGGGATATCATTCACGAGCCGGAAGCGATCATTAAAAACCTCTTTGAAAGCATTTTGGACCGTACAGCGTGGGTATTCAGTATGGAGATCGGAATGCTGCTAGGGATCCTGTATCTGGTACTGTGGGCGATCATCAGGTTTCGTATCAGACACAGCAGAAAGAGTTAA
- a CDS encoding class I SAM-dependent methyltransferase encodes MQISDNVKDSYSSQYDESSVAWRNTGAKYKALNIVELTKNISFKNVLEVGAGEGSILSWLSQWDFCPDMNCVEISESGIGLIKSKNIKSLNDILLFDGYKIPYPDDHFDLVICSHVMEHVEHERLLLREIKRVSKNQIFEVPIDFSFYVDKKLKHFLSYGHINIYTPSLFRFLLRSENLEVKKDICHLYHEEVIRPLFKNNPKGLFVTKLKFAILRFFPYLLGIKPSSYAVLTSKTEKDLSIF; translated from the coding sequence ATGCAAATATCTGACAACGTAAAGGATTCCTATTCCTCGCAATATGATGAAAGTTCAGTAGCCTGGCGCAACACCGGGGCCAAATATAAGGCGCTTAACATCGTAGAATTAACCAAAAATATTAGTTTCAAAAATGTACTGGAAGTCGGGGCAGGAGAGGGGAGTATACTGAGCTGGCTATCACAATGGGATTTTTGCCCGGACATGAACTGCGTGGAAATCTCAGAGAGCGGCATCGGACTGATCAAATCCAAAAACATCAAGAGTCTCAATGACATTCTATTGTTTGACGGGTACAAAATACCTTATCCTGACGATCATTTCGATTTGGTGATCTGCTCACACGTGATGGAGCACGTCGAGCACGAGAGATTGCTTTTAAGGGAGATCAAAAGAGTATCCAAAAACCAGATTTTTGAAGTGCCCATTGATTTCTCATTTTATGTAGACAAGAAACTGAAACATTTCTTGTCCTACGGGCACATAAACATTTATACGCCGTCATTGTTTCGGTTTTTATTGCGGTCAGAGAATTTAGAGGTCAAAAAAGACATTTGTCATTTGTATCACGAAGAAGTGATCAGGCCATTGTTTAAGAACAATCCCAAAGGTTTATTTGTGACCAAATTGAAATTCGCCATTCTACGGTTTTTTCCATATTTACTGGGAATCAAGCCGAGTTCCTACGCCGTACTTACGTCCAAAACTGAAAAGGACCTGTCTATTTTTTAA
- a CDS encoding pseudouridine synthase — translation MLSDPYFPLSIIYQDEELVAINKPHGLLVHRSSIAADTDIFAVQLLRDQLGQKVYPVHRLDRKTAGVLLFALNDEMNSLMQQKFQEGEINKTYHAIVRGFTPDSGEIDYPLKREDGTIQQAFTSYKTLQRTEVPFAIGKHLTSRYSLVELTPTTGRMHQLRKHMAHIFHPIIGDRPHGCNKQNKYFKDNLDMTSMMLHAVSVEFVHPRNHNQLKLQCSYQPDFQNVLGELQFDVQDRLDFRL, via the coding sequence GTGCTCTCAGATCCATATTTCCCACTTTCGATCATTTACCAGGACGAGGAGCTGGTGGCTATCAATAAGCCGCACGGGCTGCTAGTCCACCGCTCATCGATTGCAGCAGATACAGATATCTTCGCGGTGCAGCTGCTGCGCGATCAGCTGGGTCAGAAAGTGTACCCGGTCCATCGTCTGGACAGAAAAACAGCAGGCGTACTTTTGTTTGCATTAAATGATGAAATGAACAGCTTAATGCAGCAAAAGTTTCAGGAAGGAGAAATCAATAAGACCTATCACGCCATTGTCCGGGGTTTTACGCCAGATAGTGGTGAAATTGACTATCCCTTAAAACGGGAGGACGGAACCATTCAGCAGGCTTTTACCTCCTACAAAACCCTGCAAAGAACAGAAGTGCCCTTTGCAATCGGCAAGCACCTGACCTCGCGTTACTCCCTTGTGGAGCTGACGCCCACAACCGGCCGGATGCATCAACTCCGCAAGCACATGGCTCACATTTTCCATCCCATCATCGGCGACCGCCCTCACGGCTGCAACAAGCAGAATAAATACTTCAAGGATAATCTGGATATGACCAGCATGATGCTACATGCAGTGAGCGTAGAATTTGTTCATCCAAGAAATCACAATCAATTAAAATTACAGTGTTCTTATCAACCGGACTTTCAAAATGTCCTGGGCGAATTGCAATTTGATGTTCAGGATAGGTTGGATTTCAGGCTCTGA
- a CDS encoding UDP-glucose dehydrogenase family protein: MKIAVVGTGYVGLVTGTCFAETGNQVTCVDIDVRKIERLQKGEVPIYEPGLDVLFDRNVAEGRLVFTTNLAEGIKDAKVIFLALPTPPGEDGSADLKYILKVADDLGYILDQYAVIIDKSTVPVGTAEKVHAAIVKNAKVDFDVVSNPEFLREGVAVEDFMKPDRVVVGTSSEKAKKVMEKLYAPLVRQGNPVIFMDERSAEMTKYAANSFLAMKITFMNEIANLCEKVGANVDDIRRGIGTDSRIGKRFLFAGIGYGGSCFPKDVQALAKTSKDYNYDFRILQSVMDVNDDQKKKLLPMVETYFEGSLKGKTIAVWGLAFKPYTDDIREAPALENINFLLEAGAKVTVYDPEAMNNVKGILGDKVTFCHTPYAALDDADALMIFTEWPQFRTPEFEKMGKLLKNKVIFDGRNLYELEQMKEMGYTYYSIGREKVIPA, encoded by the coding sequence ATGAAAATCGCAGTTGTAGGAACAGGTTATGTTGGATTAGTGACTGGTACTTGCTTTGCCGAAACCGGCAATCAGGTTACTTGTGTTGACATTGATGTCAGAAAAATAGAACGTCTTCAAAAGGGTGAGGTACCTATCTACGAACCCGGGCTTGATGTGCTTTTTGACCGTAACGTGGCGGAAGGTCGTCTGGTATTTACTACGAATCTCGCAGAAGGCATTAAAGACGCCAAAGTAATTTTCCTTGCATTGCCAACACCTCCCGGTGAAGACGGATCAGCGGATTTGAAGTACATCCTTAAAGTAGCCGATGATCTTGGATACATATTGGATCAATACGCAGTGATTATCGATAAGAGTACTGTACCGGTAGGCACTGCTGAAAAAGTACACGCAGCGATCGTGAAAAATGCAAAAGTGGATTTTGACGTGGTTTCTAACCCTGAATTTTTGAGGGAAGGTGTCGCCGTCGAAGATTTCATGAAGCCTGACCGCGTTGTGGTGGGGACCTCTTCTGAAAAAGCTAAGAAGGTAATGGAGAAATTGTATGCTCCATTAGTGAGACAGGGTAACCCTGTCATATTTATGGATGAGCGTTCGGCAGAAATGACCAAATATGCAGCGAACTCTTTCCTGGCGATGAAAATCACTTTCATGAACGAAATTGCCAACCTTTGCGAAAAAGTAGGTGCCAATGTGGACGATATCCGTCGTGGTATCGGAACGGACAGTCGCATTGGTAAAAGGTTCCTTTTTGCAGGTATCGGATACGGTGGAAGCTGTTTCCCAAAAGACGTACAGGCTTTGGCTAAAACCTCCAAAGACTACAACTATGATTTCCGCATTCTCCAATCAGTAATGGATGTCAATGATGATCAGAAGAAAAAACTTCTTCCGATGGTTGAAACTTACTTCGAAGGTAGCCTGAAAGGAAAAACGATCGCTGTGTGGGGTCTTGCATTCAAACCTTATACGGATGATATCCGTGAAGCTCCCGCCCTTGAAAATATCAATTTCTTGCTCGAAGCAGGTGCAAAAGTGACGGTATACGATCCCGAAGCAATGAACAATGTAAAGGGTATATTAGGAGATAAAGTTACTTTCTGCCATACGCCTTACGCAGCTTTGGATGATGCTGACGCCCTGATGATCTTCACAGAATGGCCTCAGTTCCGTACTCCTGAGTTTGAGAAAATGGGTAAGTTGCTCAAAAATAAAGTAATTTTTGACGGAAGAAACCTGTATGAACTAGAACAAATGAAGGAAATGGGCTATACCTATTACAGTATTGGTAGGGAAAAAGTGATTCCAGCCTGA
- a CDS encoding acyl-CoA dehydrogenase family protein produces MLNQYQWWGKKQHFPKEVFHKLGDLGLMGKLVQQRFGGLGPGYKEYAMAIIEL; encoded by the coding sequence ATATTAAACCAATATCAATGGTGGGGCAAAAAACAGCACTTTCCCAAGGAAGTCTTTCACAAGCTTGGTGATCTTGGGTTGATGGGAAAGCTTGTACAGCAACGTTTTGGAGGCTTGGGGCCTGGTTATAAAGAGTATGCTATGGCCATTATTGAACTATAA